The Chanos chanos chromosome 16, fChaCha1.1, whole genome shotgun sequence genome has a window encoding:
- the pmm1 gene encoding phosphomannomutase 1, giving the protein MDGKSCLPANRNILCLFDVDGTLTPPREKIDPKLDAFFQTLRQKVKIGVVGGSDYAKIAEQLGEGDEVIHKFDYVFAENGTVQYKDGTLISKQAIQNQLGEELLQDLINFCLRYMGLIKLPKKRGTFIEFRNGMLNISPIGRSCTPEERIEFSEIDKREKIREKFVAALQKEFAGKGLRFTRGGLISFDVFPEGWDKTLCLDVLEREGLDAIYFFGNETSLGGNDYEIFEDPRTIGFTVYSPEDTARLCRELFFNAPPNES; this is encoded by the exons ATGGATGGAAAAAGTTGTCTTCCCGCGAACCgaaacattttgtgtttatttgatgttgATGGAACATTAACACCGCCAAGGGAG aaaATCGACCCAAAGCTGGATGCCTTTTTCCAAACACTCCGTCAGAAGGTGAAGATCGGCGTGGTGGGGGGGTCCGACTACGCCAAAATCGCCGAGCAGCTTGGGGAAGGAGACGAGG TGATACACAAATTTGACTACGTGTTTGCCGAGAATGGAACAGTGCAATATAAAGATGGAACGCTCATATCCAAACAG GCCATTCAGAACCAGCTGGGAGAGGAGCTGCTGCAGGATCTTATTAACTTCTGTCTGCGATACATGGGCCTAATCAAACTGCCCAAGAAAAg GGGAACATTCATTGAGTTCCGTAATGGAATGCTCAACATCTCTCCGATTGGCCGCAGCTGCACTCCAGAGGAGCGAATCGAGTTCTCTGAGATTGACAAG agagagaagatcagGGAGAAGTTTGTGGCAGCCCTACAAAAAGAATTTGCCGGGAAAGGGCTTCGTTTTACCAGGG GTGGTCTGATCAGTTTCGACGTGTTTCCCGAGGGCTGGGATAAGACTCTCTGTCTGGATGTACTGGAGCGGGAGGGCCTGGATGCCATTTACTTCTTTGGGAATGAGACCTcactg gggGGAAATGACTACGAAATTTTTGAAGATCCGCGGACCATCGGTTTCACTGTCTACTCCCCTGAGGACACAGCGAGACTCTGCAGGGAACTTTTCTTTAATGCGCCACCCAACGAGTCGTGA
- the csdc2b gene encoding cold shock domain-containing protein C2: MAEPGLTSPSDSSLRSPRSPPLSLSFPFLREGSRVWERPPLQPGELPSPLPTKRTRTYSATVRANSGPVFKGVCKEFSRSQGHGYIRPCNGGEDIFVHISDIEGEYVPVEGDEVTYKVCPIPPKNQKVQAVEVLITHLKPGTKHETWSGQIISS, from the exons ATGGCAGAGCCTGGTCTCACCTCCCCCTCCGACAGCTCCCTGCGCTCCCCCCGCTCCCCcccgctctccctctccttccccttTCTGAGGGAGGGGAGCCGCGTTTGGGAGAGACCTCCGCTCCAGCCAGGAGAGCTACCCAGTCCTCTGCCCaccaaacgcacacgcacatactccgC TACGGTGCGTGCTAACTCAGGGCCTGTGTTTAAGGGTGTGTGTAAAGAGTTCTCTCGGTCACAGGGTCACGGCTACATTCGGCCGTGTAACGGCGGTGAAGACATCTTCGTCCACATCTCTGA CATCGAGGGCGAGTACGTCCCCGTGGAAGGAGACGAAGTCACGTACAAGGTGTGTCCGATCCCGCCCAAAAACCAGAAGGTCCAGGCCGTCGAAGTGCTGATCACACACCTCAAACCAGGGACCAAACACGAGACCTGGTCTGGTCAGATAATCAGCTCCTAG